Below is a window of Halolamina sp. CBA1230 DNA.
GTAGCGATTCTCGCCCTGAGCCAGCACGTAGCCGCGGTCACAGCGCCGCAGCGCCGCCCGGGCGTTCTGTTCGACCATCAGCACCGCCGTCCCGGCCTCGTTGACCTCGTCGATACGGTCGAACATCTCGGTCACCAGATCCGGCGCGAGCCCGGCCGAGGGCTCGTCGAGCAGGAGGAGGTCCGGATCGAGCATCAGCGCCGCCCCCATCGCCAGCATCTGCTGCTGGCCGCCCGAGAGCGTGCCGGCGCGCTGGTCGAGCCGCTCCTCCAGCACCGGGAAGCGGTCGTACACCGCCCGGAGTCGGTCCTGCGGGATCTCGTCCAGGGAGTACGCCCCCATCCGGAGGTTCTCCCGCACCGTCAGCGACGGGAACACGTTCTCGCTCTGGGGGACGTAGTTCAGCCCGTGGTCGATCACCGCCTCGGGAGGGAGGTCGTCGATGCGCTCGTCGCCGACCGTGATACGGCCACCCTGCCGGTCGGCCAGCCCGAACACGGCCTTCATCGCGGTCGACTTCCCC
It encodes the following:
- a CDS encoding ABC transporter ATP-binding protein; translated protein: MSFLEVAGLDAGYGDLQVLFDVDLTVADGEYVAVVGPNGAGKSTAMKAVFGLADRQGGRITVGDERIDDLPPEAVIDHGLNYVPQSENVFPSLTVRENLRMGAYSLDEIPQDRLRAVYDRFPVLEERLDQRAGTLSGGQQQMLAMGAALMLDPDLLLLDEPSAGLAPDLVTEMFDRIDEVNEAGTAVLMVEQNARAALRRCDRGYVLAQGENRYEGPGDELLDDEAVRRQFLGG